GACCGCTGCGACCGACGGAGGCACCGGCCCAGCAGAGTTTGTTCCAGAGCTTGCCGATATCGTTCGGATCTTCACCGATTAAAACCTCGGCGATCTCCTTTGCATGCTCGTATTGGCCGGGACCGCCTGCCCGCTTGGAATAACTGAACCCGATGCCGCTATGCCCCCGCTGCGTCTCTATCTCTGCGAACAGGAACGCAACCTCGGTCAGCGGCTTCTGCCGGCCGGTCAGCACCTTTGCATCGCTGATCGGCGTTTTCAGCGGCAGGAAGATCGAGGAAAGCTTGATCCAGGCAATGCTGTCTCCACCGCCGATTTGCTGCGTTGAGCCCGTTGTCGAGTGCGTATCCATTCGTCTCACGCCCATAAAGGTTTCGCGTCTGGTCTTGACCGTTACCGATCTCACCCATTTAAGTCCAGATTGATTATTGTAGAGAATCTATACCGGAGTTGGATAGATGCTGGATATGACGCAGGTCAGATCGTTTGTCGTGCTGGCGTCAGAGTTGAATTTCAGCCGTGCCGCCCGACGCTTGAATATCACGCAGCCGCCCCTCAGCCGGCAGATCAAGCTCTTGGAGCAGGAACTGGACGTCACGCTGTTGGAAAGGACTAGCCGGCGGGTCGCTCTGACTCCTGCCGGCATGATATTCTTGGTGGAAGCCCAAAAGTTGATCGAGCAGGGTAATACGGCCACAACAGCGGCGCGGCGAGCGGCACGCGGCAGCGCTGGATCGGTGAGAATCGCATTTGTGGGAGCAGCAACCTATAGTTTTTTGCCAAAATTCATCAGTGCCGCACGCACCACCGCCCCTCAGATCGAGCTAGAATTGGTGCAGATGGAGACGGCGGAACAACTCCAGTCGATCAACGCCGGCCGTATCGATCTGGGCTTGTCGCGCCCGTTAATAGGTTCGCATTATCTCGAAAGCGTCTGCGTGGCGCTCGAACCGATGATGCTTGCGATACCCCGGGCTCATCCCCTAGCCGCCAATCGCCGTCCCGCGCTGAACATGCTCGACGGCGAGCCCTTCATCATGTTTTCCGCCCAGGCGCGATATTTGCACGAAAAGCTGGCCAGGCTACTGGCCGAAGCCCGGATTACCCCACGCATTGTGCAGCACATGACGCATTCACAGGCCATTCTGTCACTGGTGAGCGCTGGCATAGGTTTGGCAATCGTGCCAGGCGAGACCCGGACCGCTTGCTTCGATAGTGTCGTATTTCGCCCGATCGATCTCCGCGAAGAATGCATAGCCGAACTCCACGCCATCTGGAGACCGGACAATCGCAATCGCTTGCTGCAAGACATCCGCAACGTAGCAGTGCGAACGGGAACCCATGACGGTCATCTCGCCGGAAAGAACCTTTGAATAACCGTCGGAAACCCGGCGCGTCGACTACAAGCTTCTTCCAGTCGTTCGGCGATTGAATGACCACTGTCTCGTTTCGCCGGACAGCAGCTGGACGATGCCTTCTCGTCTGTCGCGCTGGGAAAACACCTCACCAAACTGATGCTGGCGTGCGCTCCCGAATTGGACTGCATCTATTATTCCAACGACGACATGGCGACCGGCGGCCTGTTCGCCTGCAGGGAGCTCTGGGGTACGGCTCTCCAAGATATTCTAATCGCCGGCTTCAACGGATGGCGCGCTGATCCGCAACCTCCCACGCGGCTTTTCCGTACCCGAGGCAATAGCTGCCGCAGTCTCATCGAGCTCCGTCAACAGAGCGGCTGTCCGCGCGTGAAGGGCGCGTCCTTCCTTGGTGAGTTTCAGGTTGTGCACCCCGCGCCCGAACAGCCGAAGCTGAAGGGCAGCCTCCAGCTCGGTAACGCGTCGGGACAGGGTTGCCTAGGCTCGAAATCCTGCCCAACGAAGAACAAAAGGCGATCACGAACTTGTGTTCGCGGCAAAGCGTAACGTCGGGCCTCTCCCCATCGAATAGGTGGTTACGCAGCCGATCACCGGCCTGCGGACTTCAAAGAGGAGATCATCCATGAACCATTCCACGCTCACCCTCGCCCTCGCCGGCTCGCTCGCATCGGCAATCGCATCCGTTTCCTTCGCCGCACCGCTGGCGCCGGAAAAGATGGTCGGCAACGAGAAATGCTATGGCATCGCACTGAAGGGTCAGAACGATTGCGCCGCCGGCGCCGGCACCACCTGCGCAGGCACCTCGACGGTCGACTATCAGGGCAATGCCTGGAAGGCCGTCCCCACGGGCACCTGCACCTCGATGAATGTCAATGGCCATAAAGGCATGCTGGAGCCCATGAAGGGTTGATCCCCGACCGGAGGCCCGGTTTGGCCGGGCCTCCGCCTCATCCGTCGATACAGGGAGAACAGCAATGACCGTTTCAGCAGACCGTGCCACCGTCCTGCCGCTACGCGCCGGCCTCGGCCTCAAGCCGGAGCATTACGAAACCATTCTCGCCATCAGGCCGGATGTCGGCTTTTTCGAGGTTCATGCCGAAAACTACATGGGTGCTGGCGGGCCACCGCACCGCTATCTCGAGGCCGTCGCCGACCTCTATCCGCTCTCGCTCCATGGCGTAGGCCTGTCGATTGGTGCAGCGCGCGACCTCGACAGAAAACATCTGAAGCGGCTTCGCGGCCTCATCGATCGCTACCGGCCGCAGAGCTTTTCGGAACATCTGGCCTGGTCGACCCACGAGACCAGCTTCTTCAACGACCTTCTGCCGCTGCCCTATACGGCCGAAACGCTGGCGCGGGTCGTCGACCATGTCGATGAGACGCAGCAATGGCTCGGCCGGCAAATGTTGCTCGAAAATCCGTCGACCTATCTATTGTTCTCCGAGAGCACGATCGACGAAGTGGACTTCCTGACGGAGATCGCCGACCGCGCCGGCTGCGGGCTGCTGCTCGACGTCAACAATGTCATGGTTTCGGCCGT
This genomic window from Neorhizobium galegae contains:
- a CDS encoding LysR family transcriptional regulator translates to MLDMTQVRSFVVLASELNFSRAARRLNITQPPLSRQIKLLEQELDVTLLERTSRRVALTPAGMIFLVEAQKLIEQGNTATTAARRAARGSAGSVRIAFVGAATYSFLPKFISAARTTAPQIELELVQMETAEQLQSINAGRIDLGLSRPLIGSHYLESVCVALEPMMLAIPRAHPLAANRRPALNMLDGEPFIMFSAQARYLHEKLARLLAEARITPRIVQHMTHSQAILSLVSAGIGLAIVPGETRTACFDSVVFRPIDLREECIAELHAIWRPDNRNRLLQDIRNVAVRTGTHDGHLAGKNL
- a CDS encoding DUF2282 domain-containing protein; amino-acid sequence: MNHSTLTLALAGSLASAIASVSFAAPLAPEKMVGNEKCYGIALKGQNDCAAGAGTTCAGTSTVDYQGNAWKAVPTGTCTSMNVNGHKGMLEPMKG
- a CDS encoding DUF692 domain-containing protein, which produces MTVSADRATVLPLRAGLGLKPEHYETILAIRPDVGFFEVHAENYMGAGGPPHRYLEAVADLYPLSLHGVGLSIGAARDLDRKHLKRLRGLIDRYRPQSFSEHLAWSTHETSFFNDLLPLPYTAETLARVVDHVDETQQWLGRQMLLENPSTYLLFSESTIDEVDFLTEIADRAGCGLLLDVNNVMVSAVNHCLDPVAYIDRFPLELVGEIHLAGYDETVDSVGDRLLIDAHGSTVRTDVVELYRHTLSRSGPLPTLIEWDNDVPDFATLQAEAVRADAMLAAAAPGRRATRAA